One Diospyros lotus cultivar Yz01 chromosome 1, ASM1463336v1, whole genome shotgun sequence genomic window carries:
- the LOC127802659 gene encoding VAN3-binding protein-like isoform X2, with amino-acid sequence MEELQEVISKGVSFGSQHNLPCYKQSLSSDSSNSPISAMEFLCRPWSSSASGFQQIFSSSNLFLPLHVNNWIKELEESNAEETSENKVSRGRHINKKIGFSQMLWLKGKSLSNLLRLRREKKKEEVRLHTAKLHAALSLTQLAAAIAGFTTSGIIEAQDIEHSRTGGTTLACDQNMSAVVASAAALLTTVCAEAAESLGAKHTHVTSVVKSGLATNSPTDVITLTATAATCLRGAAMLKSRAKAHTNLARSQEPIKVGAQISIILPSGKREFKWVTICLKQRQLMLCFRIKYLGGALTATKEYKIVNITEENREITGWYSLSLKTDKGIIKLLFEDDKQSIIWISTISNLLQKHTSR; translated from the exons ATGGAGGAACTACAAGAAGTGATATCAAAGGGAGTCTCATTTGGAAGTCAGCACAATTTACCTTGTTATAAGCAGTCACTGTCCTCAGACAGTTCAAATAGCCCCATCTCTGCCATGGAGTTCCTATGTAGACCATGGAGCTCTTCTGCCTCTGGCTTCCAGCAGATATTCTCGTCGAGT AACTTGTTCCTTCCCTTGCATGTCAACAATTGGATAAAGGAGCTTGAAGAAAGTAATGCAGAGGAAACGTCAGAGAACAAGGTCAGCAGGGGCAGACATATAAACAAGAAG ATTGGCTTCAGTCAAATGCTGTGGCTAAAAGGAAAATCACTGAGCAACTTACTGAGATTGCgtagagagaagaagaaagaggaagttAGACTTCATACAGCAAAACTACACGCAGCCCTTTCTCTCACACAGCTGGCTGCAGCTATTGCAGGATTTACCACCAGTGGCATCATAGAAGCACAGGATATTGAACACTCAAGGACTGGAGGTACAACCTTAGCATGCGATCAGAACATGAGTGCTGTGGTTGCCTCAGCCGCAGCTTTACTGACAACTGTATGCGCTGAGGCAGCAGAATCACTTGGCGCAAAACATACTCACGTCACCTCTGTGGTGAAATCTGGGCTTGCCACCAATTCTCCTACAGATGTGATCACACTCACAGCCACAGCTGCAACAT GTCTAAGAGGAGCTGCAATGCTAAAATCAAGAGCCAAAGCACACACAAACCTGGCAAGGAGTCAAGAGCCAATCAAAGTTGGGGCTCAAATATCAATAATCCTGCCTTCTG GTAAGAGAGAATTCAAATGGGTGACTATCTGCCTAAAGCAAAGACAGCTCATGTTGTGCTTCAGAATTAAATACTTGGGAGGAGCCCTAACAGCAACAAAAGAGT ATAAAATTGTCAATATTACCGAGGAAAACAGGGAGATTACAGGTTGGTATTCTCTCAGCTTGAAGACTGACAAAGGCATTATCAAGCTGCTCTTTGAAGATGACAAGCAATCCATCATCTGGATATCTACCATCTCCAATCTCTTACAGAAGCACACCTCTAGGTGA
- the LOC127802659 gene encoding VAN3-binding protein-like isoform X1 has translation MEELQEVISKGVSFGSQHNLPCYKQSLSSDSSNSPISAMEFLCRPWSSSASGFQQIFSSSNLFLPLHVNNWIKELEESNAEETSENKVSRGRHINKKVHSIQIGFSQMLWLKGKSLSNLLRLRREKKKEEVRLHTAKLHAALSLTQLAAAIAGFTTSGIIEAQDIEHSRTGGTTLACDQNMSAVVASAAALLTTVCAEAAESLGAKHTHVTSVVKSGLATNSPTDVITLTATAATCLRGAAMLKSRAKAHTNLARSQEPIKVGAQISIILPSGKREFKWVTICLKQRQLMLCFRIKYLGGALTATKEYKIVNITEENREITGWYSLSLKTDKGIIKLLFEDDKQSIIWISTISNLLQKHTSR, from the exons ATGGAGGAACTACAAGAAGTGATATCAAAGGGAGTCTCATTTGGAAGTCAGCACAATTTACCTTGTTATAAGCAGTCACTGTCCTCAGACAGTTCAAATAGCCCCATCTCTGCCATGGAGTTCCTATGTAGACCATGGAGCTCTTCTGCCTCTGGCTTCCAGCAGATATTCTCGTCGAGT AACTTGTTCCTTCCCTTGCATGTCAACAATTGGATAAAGGAGCTTGAAGAAAGTAATGCAGAGGAAACGTCAGAGAACAAGGTCAGCAGGGGCAGACATATAAACAAGAAGGTACACAGCATACAG ATTGGCTTCAGTCAAATGCTGTGGCTAAAAGGAAAATCACTGAGCAACTTACTGAGATTGCgtagagagaagaagaaagaggaagttAGACTTCATACAGCAAAACTACACGCAGCCCTTTCTCTCACACAGCTGGCTGCAGCTATTGCAGGATTTACCACCAGTGGCATCATAGAAGCACAGGATATTGAACACTCAAGGACTGGAGGTACAACCTTAGCATGCGATCAGAACATGAGTGCTGTGGTTGCCTCAGCCGCAGCTTTACTGACAACTGTATGCGCTGAGGCAGCAGAATCACTTGGCGCAAAACATACTCACGTCACCTCTGTGGTGAAATCTGGGCTTGCCACCAATTCTCCTACAGATGTGATCACACTCACAGCCACAGCTGCAACAT GTCTAAGAGGAGCTGCAATGCTAAAATCAAGAGCCAAAGCACACACAAACCTGGCAAGGAGTCAAGAGCCAATCAAAGTTGGGGCTCAAATATCAATAATCCTGCCTTCTG GTAAGAGAGAATTCAAATGGGTGACTATCTGCCTAAAGCAAAGACAGCTCATGTTGTGCTTCAGAATTAAATACTTGGGAGGAGCCCTAACAGCAACAAAAGAGT ATAAAATTGTCAATATTACCGAGGAAAACAGGGAGATTACAGGTTGGTATTCTCTCAGCTTGAAGACTGACAAAGGCATTATCAAGCTGCTCTTTGAAGATGACAAGCAATCCATCATCTGGATATCTACCATCTCCAATCTCTTACAGAAGCACACCTCTAGGTGA